The following proteins come from a genomic window of Aspergillus luchuensis IFO 4308 DNA, chromosome 3, nearly complete sequence:
- a CDS encoding NuoI/complex I 23 kDa subunit family protein (COG:C;~EggNog:ENOG410PHFE;~InterPro:IPR017900,IPR017896,IPR010226;~PFAM:PF00037,PF13237,PF13187,PF12838,PF12800;~go_component: GO:0016020 - membrane [Evidence IEA];~go_function: GO:0016651 - oxidoreductase activity, acting on NAD(P)H [Evidence IEA];~go_function: GO:0051539 - 4 iron, 4 sulfur cluster binding [Evidence IEA];~go_process: GO:0055114 - oxidation-reduction process [Evidence IEA]), whose translation MAAPKSVARLVAYSRPTAFPLRSSPLGSIANFSSSVNRAATPAGPPQPGFRLPPPKKWDEGTESSLDKAGKYFLMAELLRGMYVVLEQFFRPPYTIFYPFEKGPISPRFRGEHALRRYPTGEERCIACKLCEAICPAQAITIEAEEREDGSRRTTRYDIDMTKCIYCGYCQESCPVDAIVETSNAEYATETREELLYNKEKLLANGDKWEPEIAAAIRADAPYR comes from the exons ATGGCCGCCCCCAAGTCCGTCGCCAGGCTCGTCGCCTACTCTCGTCCTACAGCCTTCCCTCTCCGCTCTTCGCCCTTGGGATCCATCGCAAacttctcttcctcggtgaACCGGGCAGCTACGCCAGCTGGTCCCCCCCAACCGGGCTTCCGTCTGCCCCCTCCGAAGAAATGGGACGAAGGCACTGAGTCTTCTCTCGACAAGGCCGGAAAGTACTTCCTTATGGCTGAGTTGTTGCGCGGCATGTACGTCGTGCTGGAGCAGTTCTTCAGACCTCC TTACACCATCTTCTACCCCTTCGAGAAGGGTCCCATCTCCCCCCGTTTCCGTGGCGAACACGCTCTGCGTCGCTACCCCACCGGTGAAGAGCGTTGCATTGCCTGCAAGCTCTGCGAGGCCATCTGCCCGGCCCAGGCTATCACCATCGAGGCTGAGGAGCGTGAGGATGGAAGCCGTCGCACGACGCGTTACGATATCGACATGACCAAGTGCATCTACTGTGGTTACTGCCAGGAGAGTTGCCCTGTCGACGCTATTGTTGAGA CTTCCAACGCCGAATATGCCACCGAGACCCGTGAAGAGCTGCTGTACAACAAGGAGAAGCTTCTCGCCAACGGTGACAAGTGGGAGCCCGAaattgctgctgctatcaGAGCCGATGCTCCTTACCGCTAA
- the SDS23 gene encoding cell separation during budding (COG:C;~EggNog:ENOG410PITU;~InterPro:IPR016711,IPR000644;~PFAM:PF00571;~go_process: GO:0030071 - regulation of mitotic metaphase/anaphase transition [Evidence IEA];~go_process: GO:0042149 - cellular response to glucose starvation [Evidence IEA]) has protein sequence MTDRPMDTVADSNSSGSNVASPRSSTDSRTPSASVRSLRLSSHAPNHQHRQSISDTLRATPGSPRARRQPSLTQAAIQSLIDNPPAPNNANPAFVGRDWREISIGELVSPDDLKFVDIDTGIEEATNILIDTGAPVLLIRESPQHKSAVGTFDYADLNAYLLLAAGLTQPNEELLASYEELARKAKEGIPIPLRDVKDLGRKEPLTTLPASASVMTAVQTFGGGVHRVVVVSERDDNEVVGIFSQFRLVKFLWENGRSFPVIDQLYPQSLHDLRIGSRDVISINGDRPLVEALQIMNEEGITSIAVVDNHSNVVGNISTTDVKLLTRSSSLPLLRNTCTHFISVILSNRGLEEGKDSFPVFHVNPGSTLAHTVAKVVATRSHRLWVTDPLSPSSSGPPTPSHSSVHIPLVTNSSPPPSPAVNNGNAAPAAYLSAPSIPASALPGARLSGRLVGVVSLTDILNLHARASGLSPADPAESRSRRRRSSSSSVGVRRSGEIGRELFSGRIV, from the exons ATGACGGACCGACCGATGGACACGGTTGCAGACAGCAATTCCAGTGGATCAAACGTTGCATCTCCCCGTTCTAGCACGGATTCCCGCACTCCATCCGCCAGCGTTCGGTCACTCCGCCTCTCCTCGCACGCTCCGAATCATCAGCACCGTCAGAGCATCAGCGATACTCTCCGTGCGACACCAGGGTCGCCGCGGGCACGCCGACAGCCCTCCTTGACCCAGGCCGCCATTCAGAGTCTCATCGACAATCCGCCGGCCCCGAACAATGCCAACCCCGCGTTTGTTGGCCGAGACTGGCGGGAGATCTCCATCGGGGAGCTGGTCAGTCCAGACGACCTGAAGTTCGTCGACATAGACACGGGAATTGAAGAAGCGACGAAT ATCTTGATCGACACCGGGGCGCCGGTGCTGCTGATCCGGGAATCGCCCCAGCATAAGTCGGCCGTGGGCACCTTCGACTACGCCGATCTGAACGCATATCTCCTGCTAGCGGCGGGACTAACACAGCCGAATGAGGAGCTCCTTGCGTCGTACGAAGAACTTGCACGCAAAGCGAAAGAAGGCATTCCGATTCCGCTGCGAGATGTCAAGGATCTCGGTCGCAAAGAACCGCTGACGACGTTGCCAGCATCGGCCAGTGTCATGACCGCTGTACAGACGTTTGGCGGCGGGGTGCATCGCGTGGTAGTAGTCAGCGAGCGGGACGACAATGAGGTTGTGGGCATTTTTAGTCAATTCCGACTGGTCAAGTTCCTGTGGGAGAATGGCCGCAGCTTTCCGGTGATCGACCAGCTGTATCCGCAGTCGCTGCATGACCTGCGGATCGGGTCGCGAGATGTGATTTCAATCAA TGGTGACCGGCCGCTCGTTGAGGCGCTGCAGATCATGAATGAAGAGGGCATCACGTCTATTGCAGTGGTGGACAACCATTCCAACGTCGTGGGCAACATCTCCACGACAGATGTCAAG CTCCTCACGCGCTCATCATCGCTCCCACTACTCCGCAATACATGCACGCATTTCATTTCCGTGATTCTGTCGAACCGCGGCTTAGAAGAGGGCAAAGACTCGTTCCCGGTTTTCCATGTGAACCCAGGGTCGACACTAGCGCACACCGTCGCCAAGGTGGTCGCCACCCGGTCCCATCG CCTCTGGGTGACCGATCCGCTatcgccatcctcatcaggACCTCCTACACCATCGCACTCATCTGTGCATATCCCACTGGTCACCAACTCGAGTCCACCCCCTTCACCAGCCGTCAACAACGGCAATGCGGCACCAGCGGCATACCTCAGCGCGCCGTCGATCCCGGCCTCGGCGCTACCCGGGGCACGGCTTTCGGGGCGGCTAGTCGGGGTTGTGAGTCTAACGGACATCCTGAACCTGCACGCGCGGGCGAGCGGACTCAGTCCGGCGGACCCAGCCGAGAGCCGTAGCCGACGAcgacgcagcagcagttcgAGCGTGGGGGTGCGACGTAGCGGCGAGATAGGTCGGGAATTGTTCAGCGGGCGAATCGTATAG
- a CDS encoding putative 60S ribosome biogenesis protein Rrp14 (COG:S;~EggNog:ENOG410PJGQ;~InterPro:IPR029188,IPR007019,IPR029190;~PFAM:PF15459,PF04935) yields MDDIEERLRSHAQAFDGLLSLIPAKFYYGEDGSDQWQRKKQTKEQAREAKRAKLDPDSAKSAKDVMDENARKRKRDEEGNGEEDDSSDNGELGSEKPKEGLKRGDANSKKQKQAEDSADAERTSAKSAEEAEARKKLKEEKKAQKKAAQKEKKKAKEAARKVKVAEQPEETETPAVQKSESNPANKTKEQKQEQEDSDSDDSEIADGVPAEGLSLEFNAEQEEQPSSSASTPNSPGFDASNPQSGSSSISSIVPPTEASKSSTSEPKPLKPTPDELKQRLQKRLDELRAARHADGLNGKPARNRQELIEARRQKAEQRKAHKKELRQKAREEEQRLKDEAMARRFSPGGSGSLLASPRSPADSVGSNNNYAFGRVVFADGQHADPTLSGVREQPKSHGPKDPAAALKAVEAKKAKLAAMDEQKRADIEEKDLWLNAKKRAHGERVRDDTSLLKKALKRKESAKKKSEREWKERLEAVKKGKDMKQQKREENLRKRREEKGNKGGGKKKQAGGGKKKSRPGFEGSFKAKSGGKK; encoded by the exons ATGGATGATATCGAG gaaCGCCTGCGAAGCCATGCTCAGGCCTTCGACGGTTTACTGTCGCTGATCCCGGCGAAATTTTATTACGGCGAAGATGGCAGT GATCAATGGCAGCGCAAGAAGCAGACTAAGGAGCAGGCCCGTGAAGCCAAGCGGGCGAAGTTGGACCCCGATTCCGCCAAGTCAGCCAAGGATGTGATGGACGAGAATGCACGCAAGCGTAAACGTGACGAGGAAGggaatggggaagaagacgactCTTCTGATAACGGTGAACTCGGCTCCGAGAAGCCCAAGGAAGGATTGAAGAGAGGAGATGCCAACTcaaagaagcaaaagcagGCCGAAGACTCGGCTGATGCGGAGCGCACATCCGCCAAGTCGgccgaagaggcagaagcGCGCAagaagttgaaggaggaaaagaaggcccAGAAGAAAGCTGctcagaaggagaagaagaaggccaaggaagccgCTAGGAAGGTCAAGGTAGCCGAGCAGCCCGAAGAGACCGAAACACCTGCTGTACAAAAATCCGAGTCGAACCCCGCCAACAAGACCAAGGAACaaaaacaagaacaagaggaCAGCGATAGTGATGACAGTGAAATTGCGGACGGCGTCCCCGCCGAAGGTCTCTCGCTCGAGTTCAACgccgaacaagaagaacaaccatcctcttccgcgtccacccccaactccccTGGGTTCGATGCTTCCAATCCCCAATCGGGCAGCTCTTCCATATCCTCCATTGTTCCCCCCACCGAAgcctccaaatcctccacctccgaaCCTAAGCCTCTCAAGCCTACCCCCGATGAGCTCAAGCAACGGTTACAGAAGCGGCTCGATGAACTTCGCGCAGCCCGCCATGCCGATGGGCTCAACGGAAAGCCCGCTAGAAACCGTCAAGAGCTAATCGAAGCTCGCCGCCAAAAAGCCGAGCAACGCAAAGCGCACAAGAAGGAGCTGCGCCAAAAGGCtagagaagaggagcaaCGGCTGAAGGATGAAGCCATGGCCCGCCGCTTTTCTCCTGGTGGCTCGGGATCCCTTCTCGCCTCCCCGCGCTCACCCGCTGATTCCGTCGGCTCGAACAACAACTACGCCTTTGGCCGCGTTGTCTTCGCAGATGGCCAACACGCCGACCCCACTCTTTCCGGAGTCCGGGAGCAACCTAAGAGCCATGGTCCTAAAGACCCTGCCGCAGCCCTGAAGGCTGTTGAagcgaagaaggccaagctcGCCGCCATGGACGAGCAGAAGCGGGCTGACATTGAAGAGAAGGACCTGTGGCTTAACGCGAAGAAGCGGGCACATGGCGAACGGGTCCGTGACGACACATCGTTGCTGAAGAAGGCGCTCAAGCGCAAGGaatcggcgaagaagaagtccgagCGCGAATGGAAGGAGCGTCTGGAAGCcgtgaagaagggcaaggacatgaagcagcagaagcgtGAAGAGAACCTCCGGAAGCGccgagaggagaagggcaacAAGGGAggcggcaagaagaagcaggccgGAGGAGGTAAGAAGAAGTCCAGACCGGGCTTTGAGGGCAGCTTCAAGGCCAAGTCTGGAGGCAAGAAATAA
- a CDS encoding GOLPH3/VPS74 family protein (BUSCO:EOG092631QQ;~COG:U;~EggNog:ENOG410PJ67;~InterPro:IPR008628,IPR038261;~PFAM:PF05719;~go_function: GO:0070273 - phosphatidylinositol-4-phosphate binding [Evidence IEA]), with product MASAGGLTRRRGGGRVAGAEDNDDSRVSSPVSRNGSSLDNRIPETSFTSSENGHKIAFDPRDISETEERSKQPKLTLMEEVLLLGLKDKQGYLSFWNENISYALRGCIVIELALRGRISMQKDSSRRRFPLADRVIEVVDDTLTGEVLLDEALKIMKSSEKMSVNSWIDLLSGETWNLMKIGYQLKQVRERLAKGLVDKGILRTEKRNFLLFDMATHPVADGGAKDDLHRRVRNVCSSRTVILPANAWLPEDVEFRYLRTITMVCAAYAANVLENALVTMSHEARERAFAQVDELLAEYSQWPFARRAGGSQAIGANLAQAINDEVNKSKDRELQMEIVAACLSVFTRLDSLL from the exons ATGGCCTCAGCCGGGGGCTTGACTCGCCGGAGAGGCGGCGGTCGAGTCGCTGGCGCCGAAGACAACGACGACAGCAGAGTCTCTTCGCCCGTGTCGAGAAATGGTTCGTCGCTGGATAACCGCATTCCCGAGACCTCGTTCACCAGCTCCGAAAACGGTCACAAAATCGCCTTCGATCCTAGGGACATCAGTGAGACGGAGGAACGCAGCAAGCAGCCCAAGTTGACGCTGATGGAAGAGGTGCTTCTGTTGGGCTTGAAGGATAAGCAG GGTTATCTGTCTTTTTGGAACGAGAACATCTCATACGCTCTCCGAGGATGCATCGTGATCGAGTTAGCGCTCCGTGGTCGGATCAGCATGCAGAAGGACTCCTCTCGGCGACGTTTCCCTTTGGCCGATCGGGTGATTGAGGTGGTCGACGATACGCTAACTGGGGAGGTCTTGCTGGACGAGGCGCTGAAGATAATGAAGTCGAGTGAGAAGATGAGCGTGAACTCCTGGATCGATTTGTTGAGCG GTGAAACATGGAATCTGATGAAGATTGGCTACCAACTCAAGCAAGTGCGCGAACGCCTCGCCAAAGGTTTGGTAGACAAGGGTATCCTCCGCACCGAAAAGCGGaactttctcctcttcgacATGGCTACGCATCCCGTCGCCGATGGAGGCGCCAAGGACGATCTCCACCGCCGCGTCCGCAACGTCTGCAGCAGCCGTACAGTGATCCTCCCGGCAAATGCATGGCTTCCTGAGGACGTCGAGTTCCGTTACCTAcgaaccatcaccatggTATGCGCGGCCTATGCGGCCAACGTGCTGGAGAACGCTCTGGTCACAATGAGTCACGAGGCCCGCGAAAGGGCATTCGCGCAGGTGGATGAGTTGCTTGCTGAATACTCTCAGTGGCCATTTGCCCGGAGAGCAGGAGGGTCGCAGGCCATTGGAGCCAATCTGGCACAGGCTATCAACGACGAGGTGAACAAATCTAAGGACCGAGAACTTCAGATGGAG ATTGTGGCAGCATGTTTGAGCGTTTTCACTAGACTCGACTCCCTACTGTAA
- a CDS encoding uncharacterized protein (COG:S;~EggNog:ENOG410PYN8) — MTTTTTTTLSLLVFHGSPLDFIKYRHAVLLLTTYPDNQQSMFHITGPPGEFKFVEVTGTNPTQSAKLERNIPVVSTVSGDNNSTTTTTTTTISRKMVRDACARVKVRNDLPGWNCQNWVGEALSELVKIGCCTEVQRGLAVDGMVDACLEARDEEFA, encoded by the coding sequence AtgactactaccaccaccaccaccctctccctcctcgtcttccacGGCTCCCCCCTCGACTTCATCAAATACCGACACGCCgtgctcctcctcaccacatACCCCGACAACCAACAAAGCATGTTCCACATCACGGGCCCCCCCGGCGAATTCAAATTCGTTGAGGTAACCGGGACGAATCCCACGCAGAGCGCGAAACTAGAGCGGAATATCCCCGTCGTATCGACGGTAAGTGGTGATAATaactctactactactactactactactactatctctaGGAAGATGGTCAGGGATGCGTGCGCTAGGGTTAAAGTGCGGAATGATCTCCCCGGGTGGAATTGTCAGAATTGGGTGGGCGAGGCTTTGTCGGAGTTGGTCAAGATTGGGTGTTGTACGGAGGTGCAGAGGGGGTTGGCTGTTgatgggatggtggatgcGTGTTTGGAGGCGAGGGATGAGGAGTTTGCTTga
- a CDS encoding uncharacterized protein (COG:S;~EggNog:ENOG410PZR5), whose amino-acid sequence MAGVTIDRRTGQAYREMAFHPSKYPNGPFWVHESPFLPERWEESSRVGAPSLQHSAMKCLLSDQRRLRPEMFAYVPWHIASYLWDCLGKSKRRTLHSWKLFAMAYPEQFREVSRYRSYSVKSVEMGMPEYWKEVKSDTLSWRTVLSLDPSIARVPDLVEIASIRNLVALEISSPPQTWNNGESSGVTLSNRIIRSWNEMQQSSGAFAHLRVLVLSRQCDLSVQIFQYLRDFPSLEIVLAADCGDLTKASKVDFQVDGWLVDPDTKRDGTLYDQYLSVIKSEAKNPTGLDAAPVLNFEINPSKTKRDTPMRKEQVCFYRDGSKTYKHEQESDRKRPRGYPQMKIQRPDKYRKIGWEGLLGDLS is encoded by the exons ATGGCCGGCGTTACTATCGACCGGCGAACCGGCCAGGCCTATAGGGAGATGGCCTTTCATCCTTCCAAGTACCCTAATGGACCCTTTTGGGTTCACGAGTCTCCGTTCTTGCCAGaaaggtgggaggagagcagCCGAGTCGGGGCGCCCTCATTACAGCATTCCGCCATGAAATGCCTGTTGTCTGACCAGAGGAGACTACGGCCTGAAATGTTTGCTTACGTACCCTGGCATATTGCTAGCTACCTCTGGGATTGCCTTGGCAAGAG CAAGAGAAGAACTCTACACAGCTGGAAGCTTTTTGCAATGGCCTACCCCGAGCAATTCCGAGAAGTCAGCCGTTACCGCTCCTATAGTGTCAAAAGCGTGGAGATGGGCATGCCCGAATACTGGAAGGAAGTGAAGAGCGATACCTTGAGTTGGCGGACGGTGCTAAGTTTGGACCCATCAATCGCCAGGGTTCCTGATCTCGTGGAAATAGCTAGTATCCGGAACTTGGTAGCTTTGGAAATATCATCGCCACCGCAGACCTGGAATAACGGCGAGTCGTCCGGGGTCACGCTCAGCAATCGCATCATCCGGTCGTGGAACGAGATGCAGCAGAGTTCTGGGGCATTTGCACATCTCCGAGTCTTGGTCTTGTCTCGTCAATGTGACCTCTCGGTGCAGATCTTTCAATACCTGCGAGACTTTCCGTCGCTGGAGATTGTTCTCGCGGCGGACTGCGGGGATCTCACGAAGGCGTCTAAGGTTGATTTTCAAGTTGATGGATGGCTAGTAGATCCCGATACAAAACGGGACGGAACTCTCTACGATCAGTACTTATCAGTTATCAAGAGCGAGGCAAAAAATCCGACCGGCCTAGACGCTGCCCCTGTCTTGAACTTCGAAATCAACCCTAGCAAAACCAAACGCGACACGCCAATGAGGAAAGAGCAAGTCTGCTTCTACCGCGACGGCAGCAAGACTTATAAGCACGAGCAAGAGTCAGACCGGAAAAGGCCACGAGGCTATCCCCAGATGAAAATACAAAGGCCAGATAAATACCGCAAGATAGGCTGGGAAGGACTGCTGGGAGACTTGAGTTGA
- a CDS encoding NADP-dependent oxidoreductase (COG:C;~EggNog:ENOG410PWYZ;~InterPro:IPR011032,IPR020843,IPR036291;~go_function: GO:0016491 - oxidoreductase activity [Evidence IEA]) — MKPAKPQSTTMDEQTFVPPTMRALYFSPASTAVTDHTSMDEPRTDSHVKFDTDFQTPIPSGNDYLVKVQAAAFSHDELRLSNILNPSKSIPQIPLHSFCGTVISTPEKDHWNPDGPKFKVDDAVFGLIKHTRDGAAADYVIVSEDELAYKPKNISAAEAATIPMPALTAWEALFKYAGLDTADVKQGRQQLRVLITNARNNEIATQALQLLRSHKLFPHSRPWICATCDAEDQEDYLRKEYDVDATIYAPLPLPHDYDLGSIFRKNRWDPVDVVLDCAGQEMFEQAHSPKVIKEHGAVLTAVDSTPAEARDPLDDDEPRKDGVLSRFILVSPNGEALSRISELVEADEVRGRVESIKDLVDGTDVLSSGAAGAGGGRRGGMMVIRVN, encoded by the coding sequence ATGAAGCCTGCAAAGCCTCAGTCAACCACGATGGACGAACAGACGTTCGTGCCACCAACAATGAGGGCGCTTTACTTCAGCCCGGCATCAACAGCCGTCACAGACCACACATCTATGGACGAGCCTAGGACGGATTCCCATGTGAAGTTCGACACGGACTTTCAAACTCCCATCCCTTCAGGGAACGACTATCTCGTCAAGGTGCAGGCAGCCGCCTTTTCCCATGATGAGCTCCGGCTATCTAATATTCTGAACCCATCCAAGTCCATTCCGCAGATCCCTTTGCATAGTTTTTGCGGTACAGTCATTAGTACCCCTGAAAAAGATCACTGGAACCCAGACGGGCCCAAATTCAAGGTTGACGACGCCGTCTTTGGGCTGATCAAGCACACGCGCGACGGTGCAGCAGCCGACTACGTCATCGTATCGGAAGATGAGCTGGCGTACAAGCCCAAGAACATCAGCGCTGCTGAGGCAGCTACCATACCCATGCCCGCCTTGACGGCCTGGGAGGCGTTATTCAAGTACGCCGGGCTTGACACCGCCGACGTCAAACAGGGTCGCCAGCAGCTACGGGTTCTCATTACCAACGCGCGCAACAATGAAATTGCCACTCAGGCACTACAATTGCTTCGATCGCATAAGCTCTTCCCGCACTCGCGGCCCTGGATTTGCGCAACCTGTGACGCTGAAGACCAGGAGGATTACCTGCGGAAAGAATACGACGTGGACGCGACAATCTATGCGCCACTTCCCCTACCACATGACTATGATCTCGGGTCCATCTTTCGCAAGAACCGCTGGGACCCGGTAGATGTTGTCCTGGACTGCGCTGGTCAGGAGATGTTCGAGCAAGCACACTCTCCGAAGGTCATCAAAGAGCATGGTGCTGTCCTGACCGCGGTAGACTCGACGCCGGCGGAAGCCAGGGACCCtctcgatgacgatgagccACGCAAGGATGGCGTGCTTAGTCGCTTCATTCTTGTCAGCCCCAATGGTGAGGCCTTGAGCCGGATTTCCGAGCTAGTTGAGGCAGACGAGGTCCGAGGGAGGGTCGAGAGCATCAAGGACTTAGTTGACGGCACGGACGTGCTATCCTCGGGAGCGGCAGGAGCGGGCGGAGGGCGACGGGGAGGTATGATGGTGATCCGGGTTAACTAG
- a CDS encoding phosphatidate phosphatase App1 family protein (COG:D;~EggNog:ENOG410PIZ1;~InterPro:IPR019236;~PFAM:PF09949): MSSDTNLKDPTVLHRVARVVHAWKRESNMLQMVTSFISKPPSIQTADARQHTVWLFDNTAYQVPAPTASRQASWHAEVVACAFRKNSRRDITKLVAMIADLIGLDGEIGTDKETRHRITERLQPFLFHTASAHLMTLETPLPNSTIQMQKIGPTDESGISSQTISANSKHITDGTKIRSYLRGWGNQVFMDTIFAGPEGWLVISDIDDTIKYTKTSETTGILRTTFVEDPKPIAGMPQLYAHIQNQLVPAWFYVSASPYNLYPFLHGFLGSYFSPGTMILRDSSWLDISELVKSFTVNTHEYKVDRGEKIHGWFPKRQVLCIGDSTQQDPEAYAELYKRHPHWIQAIWIRKVTDVPHLDEQNAPERFKTAFAGIPEHVWRVFEQPAEVHHLVAELKSSSRQAQSPKQGLVYPQKLPPPPKDLVMSSISPDQSIY, from the coding sequence ATGTCTTCTGATACAAACCTCAAAGACCCTACCGTCCTTCACAGGGTCGCACGGGTAGTACATGCATGGAAGCGAGAGTCAAACATGCTCCAAATGGTCACTTCATTCATCTCAAAGCCCCCATCGATTCAAACGGCAGACGCTCGTCAGCATACCGTATGGTTGTTTGATAACACTGCCTATCAGGTACCGGCGCCCACAGCATCAAGACAGGCATCATGGCACGCAGAAGTCGTGGCCTGCGCTTTCCGCAAGAATAGCCGAAGGGACATCACCAAGCTCGTCGCCATGATTGCAGACCTCATTGGACTGGACGGAGAGATAGGAACGGACAAGGAGACACGCCATCGAATAACAGAACGACTACAGCCATTCCTGTTCCATACTGCCTCTGCACACTTGATGACACTCGAAACTCCCTTGCCGAACAGCACCATCCAGATGCAGAAGATCGGGCCCACCGATGAGAGTGGCATCAGTAGTCAGACAATTAGCGCAAACAGCAAGCACATCACAGATGGCACTAAAATCCGATCATATCTTCGAGGTTGGGGAAACCAGGTTTTCATGGACACCATCTTTGCTGGTCCAGAAGGTTGGCTTGTCATCTCCGACATCGACGATACAATCAAGTACACCAAGACTTCTGAGACCACTGGCATCCTTCGCACCACGTTCGTCGAAGACCCCAAGCCTATTGCCGGAATGCCTCAGCTCTATGCCCATATTCAGAACCAGCTTGTACCCGCATGGTTCTATGTCTCGGCTTCTCCTTATAATTTGTACCCTTTTTTGCACGGATTCCTTGGTTCATATTTCAGTCCGGGTACGATGATTCTTCGAGACTCATCCTGGTTGGATATCAGCGAGCTAGTAAAGTCCTTCACCGTTAACACACACGAGTACAAAGTGGACCGTGGGGAGAAAATTCATGGATGGTTTCCCAAGCGCCAAGTGCTCTGTATCGGAGACTCCACCCAGCAAGATCCCGAGGCCTACGCAGAACTTTATAAGAGGCATCCGCACTGGATCCAAGCAATTTGGATCAGGAAGGTCACAGACGTGCCTCACTTGGATGAACAGAACGCCCCAGAGAGGTTCAAAACTGCGTTTGCGGGTATTCCAGAACACGTGTGGAGGGTGTTCGAACAACCGGCGGAAGTGCATCATCTGGTGGCTGAACTTAAGTCAAGCAGTCGACAGGCACAGTCCCCAAAACAAGGCCTGGTCTACCCACAGAAACTTCCGCCACCGCCAAAAGACTTGGTGATGAGCTCAATATCGCCTGATCAGTCGATCTATTGA
- the acpA gene encoding acyl carrier protein (COG:C;~EggNog:ENOG410PQGB;~InterPro:IPR006162,IPR036736,IPR009081,IPR003231;~PFAM:PF00550;~go_process: GO:0006633 - fatty acid biosynthetic process [Evidence IEA]), giving the protein MFRSAVVRSLRASVPRAVKTPAPFQIRSSPVARPAQFAPRFAYQGVRLYSAPAGLNKDEVEGRIVNLLKNFDKVSDASKINGASHFANDLGLDSLDTVEVVMAIEEEFSIEIPDKEADSIHSVDKAVEYILGQPDGKF; this is encoded by the exons ATGTTCCGCTCCGCTGTCGTCCGCTCCCTCAGGGCCTCCGTCCCTCGTGCCGTCAAGACTCCGGCTCCCTTCCAGATCCGTAGCTCTCCTGTCGCTCGTCCGGCCCAATTCGCCCCTCGCTTTGCCTACCAGGGTGTCAGACTCTACTCCGCTCCCGCCGGTCTCAACAAGGACGAGGTTGAGGGTCGGATAGTCAACCTTTTGAAGAACTTTGACAAG GTCTCCGATGCTAGCAAG ATCAACGGTGCCTCTCACTTCGCGAACGACCTCGGTCTGGACAGCTTGGATACCGTTGAGGTCGTCATGGCCATTGAGGAG GAATTCAGCATTGAGATCCCCGACAAGGAGGCCGACTCCATCCACAGCG TTGACAAGGCTGTTGAGTACATCCTTGGTCAGCCCGATGGTAAGTTTTAA